CACCGGCCTGCTTTCCCTGCTCGTTACCTTCGCCACCCTGGCGCAACCAAAGGGCCGGTCCGATCCGGCCGGTTACTGGGAAGGCGCGATTACCCTCCCGACGACGTCGCTGGGCATTCAGGTGGAACTCGAACGAAGCGGCGCTCAGTGGAAAGGGACCATCACGATTCCCGTGCAGGCCTTACGAAATTTCGCCCTCACGAACGTCATCGTGCGCGACGCCGACGTATCGTTTGCGATGCCCGGGATCCCCGGTGATCCGAAGTTCGACGGCAAACTTGCCGCGGACGCGAAGGCCCTTTCCGGCGATTTCACGCAAGGAGGACAGACGTTCCCCTTCAAACTCGAACGCAAACCCGCCAAACCGAAATCAGCCGGGGAAACGCCCGCCAAAGGCGTGCCGGGCAAAGGGCTGGCCGGCGTCTGGCAGGGTTCACTCAAAATCAGCATCACAGAATTACGGCTGGTTCTTAAGGTCGCAAAATCGGGCGATGACAAACTCACCGGCACAATGGACAGCATCGATCAGGGCGCGAAGGACATGCCCATCGAAACCATCGAGCACAAGGACGCCGCCGTGCATCTGGAGCTGAAAAAGATTGGCGGGACTTATGACGGCAAAATGAGCGAGGACGGCTCGGAGATTTCCGGCGATTGGAAGCAGGGCGGACAGACGTTGCCGCTCATTTTCAAGCGGCTGGAAAAAGCACCGGAGTTTGGCCGGCCGCAGGAACCGAAGAAACCCTACCCTTACCGCGAACAGGAGGTTGAATTCGAGAACAAGAACGCCGGAATCAAGCTCGCAGGCACGTTGACGCTGCCGCGTGGTCGCGGACCATTTCCTGCCGTGATGCTGATCACCGGCTCGGGCGCCCAGGATCGTGATGAGGCGATCATGGGGCACCGGCCTTTTTTCGTTCTCGCCGACCATTTGACGCGCCAGGGAATCGCCGTGCTCCGGGTGGATGACCGGGGCGTGGGCAAATCCACCGGGGATTTCTCCAAAGCAACGACGAAGGATTTCGTCGAAGACGCGCTCGCTGGGGTCGGGTTTCTCAAACAGCACGGCGAGGTGGATGCGAAACGAATCGGGCTGGTCGGCCACAGCGAAGGCGGCATCGTCGCGCCCCTGGCGGCGGTCAAGTCCCGCGACGTGTCGTTTATCGTTCTCATGGCAGGGGTTGGCGTGCCCATGGAGAAACTGCTCGTGCGCCAGGCCGCCGACATCGCGCGCGTAATGGGCGCCCAGGAATCCGTGATCGCCAGGAGCAGAGACACGCAGACGAAAATGTTTCAGATCATTCGCGAAGAAGCCGAACCGGCCGCGGCAGAAAAGAGAATTCGCGCGCTCATTTCCGACCAGTTGTCCGATCTTACCGACGACCAGAAGAAGGCGCTTGGTTTGAGCGAGGCGATGATCGAAGGGCAGATCAAAATGGCCAACAGCCCGTGGTTTCGCTGGCTGCTGGCATACGATCCCAAACCCGCGTTGATCAAAGTGAAATGCCCGGTGCTGGCCATTGACGGCGAGAAAGACATCCAGGTGGCGGCGAAAGAAAACCTCGAGGCCATCCGCGCGGCGCTCGAAGCCGGAGAAAACAAAGATTTCGAAGTCGTCGAATTGCCGGGACTGAACCATCTGTTTCAA
This genomic window from Candidatus Angelobacter sp. contains:
- a CDS encoding alpha/beta fold hydrolase; amino-acid sequence: MKSLPAKFTGLLSLLVTFATLAQPKGRSDPAGYWEGAITLPTTSLGIQVELERSGAQWKGTITIPVQALRNFALTNVIVRDADVSFAMPGIPGDPKFDGKLAADAKALSGDFTQGGQTFPFKLERKPAKPKSAGETPAKGVPGKGLAGVWQGSLKISITELRLVLKVAKSGDDKLTGTMDSIDQGAKDMPIETIEHKDAAVHLELKKIGGTYDGKMSEDGSEISGDWKQGGQTLPLIFKRLEKAPEFGRPQEPKKPYPYREQEVEFENKNAGIKLAGTLTLPRGRGPFPAVMLITGSGAQDRDEAIMGHRPFFVLADHLTRQGIAVLRVDDRGVGKSTGDFSKATTKDFVEDALAGVGFLKQHGEVDAKRIGLVGHSEGGIVAPLAAVKSRDVSFIVLMAGVGVPMEKLLVRQAADIARVMGAQESVIARSRDTQTKMFQIIREEAEPAAAEKRIRALISDQLSDLTDDQKKALGLSEAMIEGQIKMANSPWFRWLLAYDPKPALIKVKCPVLAIDGEKDIQVAAKENLEAIRAALEAGENKDFEVVELPGLNHLFQTCQTGAVAEYGQIEETIAPVALETMSKWILKHVGK